Proteins encoded in a region of the Pelobates fuscus isolate aPelFus1 chromosome 11, aPelFus1.pri, whole genome shotgun sequence genome:
- the LOC134577455 gene encoding protein transport protein SEC31-like: MNIPNSQMQVPQMQPAGQVPGVQQPAVQMQPAVQMQPPAQMQPAAQMQPPVQMQPPVQMQPPVQMQPPVQMQPPVQMQPPVQMQPAVQMQQPVQMLRAVQMQQPLQMQPTMQMQPTMQMQPAIPMAAPVAPVVTQPQQQPQNNVVVNVQNTNTNTNEMGLAMPYGPITWRTGFCQCLEDLPMCLFGGFCPFLFPCYLSALYGETCCLGLLPGSMFAMRTGLRERYKIPGNLMNDYCSICCCLPCAMCQMGREIKGREWQHTRFPMPRLHFNYNRYR, translated from the exons ATGAATATACCAAACTCACAGATGCAGGTGCCGCAGATGCAACCAGCTGGACAGGTGCCAGGGGTGCAgcagccagctgtgcagatgcagccagctgtgcagatgcaGCCGCCTGCTCAGATGCAGCCAGCTGCGCAGATGCAGCCGCCTGTGCAGATGCAGCCGCCTGTGCAGATGCAGCCGCCTGTGCAGATGCAGCCGCCTGTGCAGATGCAGCCGCCTGTGCAGATGCAGCCGCCTGTGCAGATGCAGCCAGCCGTGCAGATGCAGCAGCCTGTGCAGATGTTACGAGCCGTGCAGATGCAGCAGCCTCTGCAGATGCAACCAACTATGCAGATGCAACCAACCATGCAGATGCAACCAGCAATTCCGATGGCTGCCCCTGTGGCTCCTG TGGTTACTCAGCCACAGCAGCAGCCGCAGAATAACGTAGTTGTTAATGTGCAAAATACCAATACGAATACCAATGAAATGGGATTGGCTATGCCATATGGACCGATTACATGGCGTACAGGGTTTTGCCAGTGTCTTGAAGATCTTCCAATGT GTTTATTTGGAGGCTTTTGTCCATTTTTATTTCCGTGCTATTTGTCAGCCCTCTATGGAGAGACATGTTGCCTTGGCCTATTACCAGGTTCGATGTTTGCTATGCGTACCGGGTTACGAGAGAGGTACAAGATTCCG GGTAACCTTATGAACGATTACTGCTCAATATGCTGCTGCCTGCCATGTGCCATGTGTCAAATGGGACGAGAAATAAAAGGCAGAGAGTGGCAACACACGAGATTTCCCATGCCACGTCTACACTTCAATTACAACAGATACCGGTGA